From one Plasmodium yoelii strain 17X genome assembly, chromosome: 12 genomic stretch:
- a CDS encoding heptatricopeptide repeat-containing protein, putative: MFKLKNILKESKEVNKVNNYIFKRYLTKISPYFVYRNNTNEFNTTIQNEIKIKHMNSSVLCIFSNMLLKENIKNDFIWKQVERRSYEIIDRFEVGEIASFLFCLSKARYETNLYDSFIPIIKRKCEYLNTSNLAMLISSYSKRKKEDLIILLKDELKKKVHTLYNIVEISMILNALVKCKIQDDELFIKLDNIIVDNVFHKHVHIRDICVISYCYASILYKNMNIFKILSQKIITLFDDANLVDICRILYTYIKINQNYNHILKLSTLKLNVCMHKSSINEVINCIHFLPLLKDVVENYECNNIKKRKDIEMYKDKSMNYYIEYANLFNYILNVFNDKLTSYVNLLNASQISNIFYIYSRYNILIPLQKLEIFISQIRNIELSDELKIYILYSLSILLKNYENTTIFNFDIFDVNKIFIKGNPENYSYENKNYKKDINKIKCVNKPNSEGLKKKIISCLKLWENGINLFINNYDVCLIQDVIKVLNIFLILNHINNFIIYSIKNYIIINYKKINEHNSYSLMFYFQKLNVLNNDEDLIEILKHKIR, encoded by the coding sequence ATGTTCAAGCTTAAGAATATTTTAAAGGAAAGTAAAGAAGTAAATAAAGTTAATAATTACATATTTAAAAgatatttaacaaaaataagcCCCTACTTTGTATACAGGAATAATACAAATGAATTTAATACAACTATTCAAAATGAGATTAAGATTAAGCATATGAATTCCTCTGttttatgcattttttctaatatgctattaaaagaaaatataaaaaatgattttattTGGAAACAAGTTGAAAGGCGATCTTATGAAATAATAGACAGATTTGAAGTTGGAGAAATcgcttcatttttattttgtttaagtAAAGCTCGATATGAAACTAATTTATATGATAGTTTCATTCccataataaaaagaaaatgcgAATATCTCAATACATCAAATCTAGCTATGTTAATATCTAGCTATtcaaaaaggaaaaaagaagatttaataattttgttaaaagatgaactaaaaaaaaaagtgcaCACACTTTATAATATAGTTGAAATATCTATGATTTTAAATGCCTTAGTTAAATGTAAAATACAGGATGAcgaattatttattaaattggATAATATAATTGTTGACAATGTATTTCATAAGCATGTGCATATTAGAGATATATGTGTAATCTCTTATTGCTATGcaagtatattatataaaaatatgaatatttttaaaatattatctcaaaaaattattactCTTTTTGATGACGCGAATTTAGTAGACATATGCAGAAtattgtatacatatataaagatCAACCAAAAttataatcatatattaaaattatcaaCTCTTAAATTAAATGTTTGTATGCATAAAAGTAGTATTAACGAAGTTATTAAttgtatacattttttacctTTATTAAAAGATGTTGTAGAAAACTATGAATGtaataatatcaaaaaaagaaaagacaTCGAAATGTATAAAGATAAAAGtatgaattattatattgaatacgcaaatttatttaactatattttaaatgtatTTAATGATAAACTGACAAGCTatgtaaatttattaaatgcaAGCCAAATTagtaacatattttatatatattcaagatataatatacttataccATTGCAAAAAttagaaatatttatatcacaAATTCGAAATATAGAGTTGTCagatgaattaaaaatttatattctaTATTCATTGTCcattcttttaaaaaattatgaaaacaCCAcgatttttaattttgatatttttgacgtaaataaaatttttattaaaggAAATCCGGAGAATTATAgctatgaaaataaaaattacaaaaaggacattaataaaataaaatgtgtcAACAAGCCAAATTCTGAaggattaaaaaaaaaaataattagcTGTTTAAAGCTATGGGAAAATGGAATAAAtttattcataaataattatgatgtTTGTTTAATTCAGGACGTTATAaaagttttaaatatatttttaatattaaaccacataaataattttattatatatagtataaaaaattacattataattaattataaaaagatAAACGAACATAATTCATATTCCTTAATGTTTTATTTCCAAAAATTAAATGTgttaaataatgatgaagatCTGATAGAAATCCTTAAACATAAAATCAGATAg
- a CDS encoding protein ARV1, putative, with amino-acid sequence MICIKCGWCNSQIYTIFDKRNIKLNECHNCNKICDEYIEKNTFIIFMNILFLRPEIYRHIIFNRLKYSDKFIHVFFFKIIIIFLIINVYLHPKFENDYENNNKFTNIFLMNTDLDISIQNTLPSYNCSSYTLFTYKYNEKHNLYGLYNIFHNSNISNLVNIYKNNLLTCIFNNKFKNKHICIPNKYNKYSNHDEWIINLLLHNNKNRQFNTHNGHKYKVIGNGKIDEKKKKIIIKKQENVNNIINAKQITSDINIPNTKRQYGITDYLEKGINFIKNRIKYESIFYVKKRKTLLKNNLITFKNFDEYTNLNQTINVLIYDHNKGYKIIFEHIENKTYDIISFLRNIFFYEPNYTLKNNYLKNEENVYIQNYSSNDICDKKQKYEFNVFEKKCSMCYEYENSEYNINGLEHICPYFLKNISLVLDKTKMEKNIKDKKNMDQNNFSVEQISMYSKILYSNLDNEKYILKICNSSFSLKKLKFVTINYLIYFLLLCAFTYFFKLYQQRKYKINITMVKYNYLFMLFILSNYPLFIYFILKIFNYNYINIYLNIYTLVCNIIAYHIFISNDGNYIFYSIFSVLASYLLKTLFMIQIIPYI; translated from the coding sequence ATGATTTGCATAAAATGTGGTTGGTGTAATTCCCAAATTTACACCATTTTTGACAAAAGGAACATAAAACTGAACGAATGTCATAActgtaataaaatatgtgatgaatatatagaaaaaaatacttttataatatttatgaatatattatttttaagacCAGAAATATATagacatattattttcaatagaTTAAAATATAGtgataaatttatacatgtatttttttttaaaataataataatatttttaataataaatgtatatttacatcctaaatttgaaaatgattatgaaaataataataaatttacaaatatatttttaatgaatacaGATTTAGATATATCTATTCAAAATACATTACCAAGTTATAATTGTTCTTCTTATAcattatttacatataaatataatgaaaaacataatttatatggtttatataatatttttcataattcaaatatatcaaacttagttaatatatataaaaacaatctTTTAACTTGTATTTTTAAcaacaaatttaaaaataaacatatatgtataccaaataaatataataaatactcTAATCATGATGAATggattataaatttattattacataataataaaaatagacaATTTAATACTCATAATGGACATAAATACAAGGTTATTGGGAATGGCAAgatagatgaaaaaaaaaaaaaaataatcataaaaaaacaagaaaacgttaataatattataaatgcaAAACAAATTACTAGCGATATTAATATACCGAATACAAAAAGACAATATGGAATAACAGATTATCTCGAAAAAggtataaattttattaaaaatagaataaaatatgaatcaattttttatgtgaaaaaaaggaaaacatTGCTAAAAAATAATCTTATAACctttaaaaattttgatgAATACACAAACTTGAACCAAACAATAAATGTGCTTATATATGATCATAATAAAggatataaaataatttttgagcatattgaaaataaaacatatgaTATAATATCCTTTTTacgtaatatatttttttatgaaccAAATTATACTctcaaaaataattatttaaaaaatgaagaaaatgtcTACATACAAAATTATAGTAGCAATGATATTTGtgataaaaaacaaaaatatgaatttaatgtttttgaaaaaaaatgttcaATGTGTTATGAATACGAAAATAgtgaatataatataaatggcTTAGAACATATTTgcccatattttttaaaaaatataagtttaGTTCTTGATAAAACTaagatggaaaaaaatataaaggataaaaaaaatatggatcaAAACAATTTTAGTGTTGAACAAATTAGTATGTATTCCAAAATTTTATACTCAAATTTAGACaacgaaaaatatattttaaaaatatgtaattcATCATtctcattaaaaaaattaaaatttgtaacaattaattatttaatatattttttacttttatgTGCATTTacatacttttttaaattatatcaacaaagaaaatataaaataaatattactatggttaaatataattatctaTTTATGCTTTTTATATTAAGTAATTAtccattatttatatattttattttaaagatatttaattataattacataaatatatatttaaatatctACACACTTGTTTGTAACATAATAGcttatcatatatttatatcaaatGATGgaaattacattttttattctatattttctGTATTAGCTAGCTACTTATTAAAAACTTTATTTATGATTCAAATAATCccttatatttaa
- a CDS encoding proteasome subunit beta type-5, putative — protein sequence MMEYSTDFMNQIDNLINDEEENVNTTDELEFCVAPISVPRDFIKYAKTENKKLFDFHKGTTTLAFKFKEGIIVAVDSRASMGSFISSQNVEKIIEINKYILGTMAGGAADCFYWEKYLGQIIKIYELRNNEKISVRAASTILSNILYQYKGYGLCCGIILSGYDHTGFNMFYIDDEGKKVEGNLFSCGSGSTYAYSILDSAYDYNLSVEQAVELGRNAIYHATFRDGGSGGKVRVFYIHKNGYSKIIEGEDVYDLHYHYTNPSQKDQYVM from the coding sequence ATGATGGAATACAGTACTGACTTTATGAACCAAATTGATAATTTGATAAACgatgaagaagaaaatgtCAACACTACTGATGAACTTGAATTTTGTGTAGCCCCAATAAGTGTTCCAAGAgatttcataaaatatgcaaaaacagaaaataaaaaattgtttgaTTTTCATAAGGGTACTACAACATTAGCATTTAAATTTAAGGAAGGTATTATTGTTGCAGTGGATTCAAGAGCTTCTATGGGTTCTTTTATATCTTCTCAAAATGTagaaaaaattattgaaataaataaatacatattaGGAACAATGGCAGGTGGAGCAGCTGATTGTTTTTATTGGGAAAAATATTTAGGtcaaataattaaaatatatgaattaagaaataatgaaaaaatatcaGTTAGAGCAGCTAGTACAATATTaagtaatattttatatcaaTACAAAGGATATGGTTTATGTTGTGGAATAATATTAAGTGGTTATGATCATACTGGttttaatatgttttatattgaTGATGAAGGTAAAAAGGTTGAAGGAAATTTATTTAGTTGTGGTAGTGGTAGTACATATGCTTATTCTATTTTAGATTCCGCTTATGATTATAATTTATCAGTTGAACAAGCAGTTGAACTTGGTAGAAATGCAATTTATCATGCTACATTTAGAGATGGAGGTTCAGGTGGAAAAGTAAgagttttttatatacataaaaatggatatagcAAAATTATTGAAGGTGAAGATGTATATGACTTACATTATCACTATACAAATCCATCACAAAAGGATCAATATGTTATGTAA